One Odocoileus virginianus isolate 20LAN1187 ecotype Illinois chromosome 4, Ovbor_1.2, whole genome shotgun sequence DNA segment encodes these proteins:
- the TM4SF1 gene encoding transmembrane 4 L6 family member 1: MCYGRCARCIGHSLAWLATLCIVANVLLYFPNGETKYASENHLSRFVWFFSGILGGGLLMFVPAFTFIGLDQEDCCGCCGHENCGKRCAMLSSILAALLGIAGSGYCVIVAALGLEEGPRCMDASGQWNYTFANTEGDYLLDSSTWSTCVEPKHIVEWNVSLFSILLALGGIEFILCLIQVINGMLGGVCGYCSSRQQQYDC, translated from the exons ATGTGCTACGGGAGATGCGCGCGATGCATCGGACATTCGCTGGCGTGGCTCGCCACCCTCTGCATTGTTGCGAATGTTTTGCTTTACTTTCCCAATGGGGAAACCAAGTATGCCTCTGAGAACCATCTCAGCCGCTTCGTGTGGTTCTTCTCCGGTATCCTGGGAGGGGGCTTGCTG ATGTTCGTGCCGGCATTCACCTTCATCGGGCTGGACCAGGAAGACTGCTGCGGTTGCTGTGGCCACGAAAACTGTGGCAAAAGATGCGCG ATGCTGTCTTCTATACTGGCCGCACTCCTCGGGATTGCAGGCTCTGGCTACTGTGTCATTGTGGCTGCGCTGGGCTTAGAGGAAGGACCAAGATGCATGGATGCCAGTGGCCAGTGGAACTACACCTTTGCCAACACAGAGGGAGA TTACCTTCTGGATAGCTCCACATGGTCCACATGTGTTGAACCCAAGCATATAGTGGAATGGAATGTTTCTCTGTTTTCCATCCTCTTGGCACTTGGTGGGATTGAATTCATCTTGTGTCTCATTCAAGTAATAAACGGAATGCTTGGAGGTGTCTGCGGTTATTGTTCCTCTCGCCAACAG cAATATGACTGCTAG